From the Kitasatospora viridis genome, one window contains:
- a CDS encoding TetR/AcrR family transcriptional regulator, translating to MGSTNEAWLERSRREVPSRTLEKRIAMASAACTVFGREGYARASVDALAAAAGVSTRTLYNHFPGGKAELFRTVVSWTSSDVRDAQLARMSTLLDPERPPRPEHLERDLVALARAFTGLMTDFPDHFALVRHIHAEADHVPGEVLQAWKDAGPGPVGQALAAAMTGLAEAGLLDLHGDPALTATHFMSLTTHQVTLLSHYGVLPLPAGETDRLLTGGVAAFLRAYRR from the coding sequence GTGGGCAGCACCAACGAGGCCTGGCTGGAGCGATCGCGGCGCGAAGTGCCGTCCAGGACGCTGGAGAAGCGGATCGCGATGGCGAGCGCCGCCTGCACGGTCTTCGGCCGCGAGGGCTACGCGCGCGCCTCGGTGGACGCGCTCGCGGCAGCCGCCGGCGTCTCCACCCGGACGCTCTACAACCACTTCCCCGGCGGCAAGGCCGAGCTCTTCCGCACCGTCGTCAGCTGGACCTCCAGCGACGTGCGGGACGCCCAACTGGCCCGGATGAGCACCCTGCTGGACCCTGAGCGGCCGCCCCGCCCCGAACACCTGGAGCGCGACCTGGTCGCCCTGGCCCGCGCCTTCACCGGCCTGATGACCGACTTCCCGGACCACTTCGCGCTCGTCCGCCACATCCACGCCGAGGCCGACCACGTGCCCGGCGAGGTGCTCCAGGCCTGGAAGGACGCCGGCCCCGGCCCGGTCGGCCAGGCGCTCGCCGCGGCGATGACCGGGCTCGCCGAGGCCGGCCTGCTCGACCTGCACGGCGACCCCGCCCTGACCGCCACCCACTTCATGTCGCTGACCACTCATCAGGTCACCCTGCTCTCGCACTACGGCGTGCTGCCGCTGCCCGCCGGCGAGACCGACCGGCTGCTCACCGGCGGAGTCGCCGCCTTCCTGCGCGCCTACCGGCGCTGA
- a CDS encoding NADPH-dependent FMN reductase codes for MPANATTNAAATTGSAEQDRPLRVAVIVASVREGRLGPRVTEWFLETAASQAGMEYDVIDLAEVELPLVMPGWGAEPSAATAAVLAELTPRLADADAFVVVTPEYNHSFPAALKNLVDWFRAEWQAKPVGFVSYGGLGGGLRAVEQLRLVFAELHAVTMRDSVSLHAHWSGLTAEGVPADTAVSEGAVKGMLGQLDWWGRVLRSARVATPYAG; via the coding sequence ATGCCCGCCAACGCCACCACCAATGCCGCCGCCACCACCGGATCCGCCGAGCAGGACCGGCCGCTGCGCGTCGCCGTCATCGTCGCCAGCGTCCGCGAGGGCCGGCTCGGCCCCCGGGTGACCGAGTGGTTCCTGGAGACCGCCGCGAGCCAGGCGGGCATGGAGTACGACGTCATCGACCTCGCCGAGGTCGAGCTGCCGCTGGTGATGCCGGGCTGGGGTGCAGAGCCGAGCGCCGCCACCGCCGCCGTGCTGGCCGAGCTCACGCCGCGGCTCGCCGACGCCGACGCGTTCGTGGTGGTCACGCCCGAGTACAACCACAGCTTCCCGGCCGCGCTGAAGAACCTGGTCGACTGGTTCCGCGCGGAGTGGCAGGCCAAGCCGGTCGGCTTCGTCTCCTACGGCGGTCTGGGCGGCGGCCTGCGGGCGGTGGAGCAGCTCCGCCTGGTCTTCGCCGAGCTGCACGCCGTCACGATGCGCGACTCGGTCAGTCTGCACGCGCACTGGTCCGGCCTGACGGCGGAGGGCGTTCCGGCGGACACCGCCGTCTCCGAGGGGGCGGTCAAGGGCATGCTGGGCCAACTGGACTGGTGGGGCCGGGTGCTGCGGTCGGCGCGAGTGGCCACGCCGTACGCGGGCTGA
- a CDS encoding ABC transporter permease translates to MMLGLALATVRHRKGGFAGAFVALFCAAALICGCGTLLTTGILGQVRPERYAAAPALVTGDQSVHEVEKQGKGKTKVKDKPIADRAWVPAALADRIAALPSVRSVTTEVTFPVLLPGGRTSESWGHGWESAPLAGLTPAAGRAPAAPDEVVLDAGTAARSHLAVGATVPARTAGGTLALHVVGVTAQGFTAQSAVYFGTVQARQLAGHDGLVSAIGVFPAQSSAQSAAQSAAQLPAQVRDLLRSTPTVPGAVVRTGADRGPAEFPDAADAAVRLISTGAVLAGTSVLVALLVVVGTFALSIQQRQREIAVLRAVAATGRQIRKMIGGEALLVGALAGSLGACAGLPLGSWLHDRFVALDVIPANLPVVLSPFPVLIAAAATLLAGWGAARISARRAAAIRPVQALGEAEVRPPRLSWGRVLFGVLVLAGAVTLTLVLNVLHSDAASSPVCFTAILLWCSALSLLGPPAVRGAVAVLGLPLRLSPVGGFLATQNLRAGAHRLASVITPLTLLTAMACGILFSGSTVSHAAQLQLDRGDLADYVVGPRVPADAAARLAAVPGVRTVTRVLHTQVRDGLTERSVQAVTPQRLSDTLDLAVTAGDLGALTGSAGTDVAPTDGAPAGGASAGGASADGVSADGVSADGTSADASRVDGTLAAATGLGYHLGQRVRLTLPDGTPAELTVVALYARGLGFGDLTLPHDLVAAHVDVPLDDEVLVRGDGLTRRALASALAADPGLGVLDGATARATQSSTSTEIGYVMLGLIVAFVAIAVLNTLAMSITDRRPEFAALRLVGATRRQVRRMLGWETAAAVLIATLLGLGIALAVLTGYADGITRGTAGIAVPPVQLGLVLAGAAALATVGTWLPARAAVRGPRGRG, encoded by the coding sequence ATGATGCTGGGACTCGCACTCGCCACCGTGCGGCACCGCAAGGGCGGCTTCGCCGGCGCCTTCGTCGCACTGTTCTGCGCCGCCGCGCTGATCTGCGGCTGCGGCACCCTGCTGACCACCGGGATCCTCGGCCAGGTCCGGCCGGAGCGGTACGCCGCCGCGCCGGCGCTGGTCACCGGAGACCAGAGCGTCCACGAGGTGGAGAAGCAGGGCAAGGGCAAGACCAAGGTGAAGGACAAGCCGATCGCCGACCGCGCCTGGGTGCCGGCCGCGCTCGCCGACCGGATCGCCGCGCTGCCCTCGGTGCGGTCGGTGACCACCGAGGTGACCTTCCCGGTGCTGCTGCCCGGCGGCCGCACCAGCGAATCCTGGGGCCACGGCTGGGAGTCCGCGCCGCTCGCCGGACTGACCCCGGCCGCCGGGCGGGCGCCGGCCGCGCCGGACGAGGTGGTGCTGGACGCGGGCACCGCCGCCCGGTCCCACCTGGCGGTGGGAGCGACGGTGCCGGCCAGGACCGCCGGCGGCACGCTGGCGCTGCACGTCGTCGGCGTCACCGCCCAGGGCTTCACTGCGCAGAGCGCGGTGTACTTCGGCACCGTGCAGGCCCGCCAACTGGCCGGCCACGACGGGCTGGTCAGCGCCATCGGGGTCTTCCCGGCGCAGTCCTCGGCACAGTCCGCAGCGCAGTCCGCAGCCCAGCTCCCGGCACAGGTCCGCGACCTGCTGCGGAGCACGCCCACCGTGCCGGGCGCCGTGGTGCGCACCGGTGCCGACCGGGGTCCGGCCGAGTTCCCCGACGCCGCCGACGCCGCGGTGCGGCTGATCAGCACGGGCGCCGTGCTGGCGGGCACCTCCGTGCTGGTCGCCCTGCTGGTGGTGGTCGGCACCTTCGCGCTCTCGATCCAGCAGCGCCAGCGGGAGATCGCGGTGCTGCGGGCGGTGGCCGCGACCGGCCGCCAGATCCGCAAGATGATCGGCGGCGAGGCGCTGCTGGTGGGGGCCCTCGCAGGCTCGCTCGGCGCCTGCGCCGGGCTGCCGCTGGGGAGTTGGCTGCACGACCGGTTCGTCGCGCTGGACGTGATCCCGGCGAACCTGCCGGTGGTGCTCTCCCCCTTCCCGGTGCTGATCGCCGCCGCGGCCACCCTGCTGGCCGGCTGGGGCGCGGCCCGGATCTCGGCCCGGCGGGCCGCCGCGATCCGGCCGGTGCAGGCGCTCGGCGAGGCCGAGGTGCGGCCGCCGCGGCTCTCCTGGGGCCGGGTGCTGTTCGGCGTGCTGGTGCTCGCCGGGGCCGTGACGTTGACCCTGGTGCTCAACGTGCTGCACTCGGACGCGGCGTCCTCCCCGGTCTGCTTCACCGCGATCCTGCTCTGGTGCAGCGCGCTCTCGCTGCTCGGGCCGCCGGCCGTCCGCGGCGCCGTCGCGGTGCTCGGCCTGCCGCTGCGGCTCTCCCCGGTGGGCGGGTTCCTGGCCACCCAGAACCTGCGGGCCGGGGCGCACCGGCTGGCCTCGGTGATCACCCCGCTGACCCTGCTGACCGCGATGGCCTGCGGGATCCTGTTCAGCGGCAGCACGGTGAGCCACGCCGCGCAGTTGCAGCTGGACCGGGGCGACCTCGCCGACTACGTGGTCGGCCCGCGGGTGCCCGCGGACGCCGCCGCCCGGCTGGCGGCCGTGCCCGGGGTGCGGACGGTGACCCGGGTGCTGCACACCCAGGTGCGGGACGGGCTGACCGAGCGCAGCGTGCAGGCGGTGACGCCGCAGCGGCTGTCCGACACGCTCGACCTCGCGGTGACCGCCGGGGACCTGGGGGCGCTGACGGGGAGTGCCGGGACTGACGTGGCGCCCACTGATGGGGCGCCCGCTGGTGGGGCATCCGCTGGTGGGGCATCCGCTGACGGGGTGTCCGCTGATGGGGTGTCCGCTGACGGGACCTCCGCTGACGCGTCGAGGGTCGACGGCACACTGGCGGCCGCCACCGGGCTGGGCTACCACCTCGGCCAGCGGGTCCGGCTGACCCTGCCGGACGGCACCCCCGCTGAGCTGACCGTGGTCGCGCTGTACGCCCGGGGCCTCGGCTTCGGCGACCTGACGCTCCCCCACGACCTGGTCGCCGCCCACGTGGACGTGCCGCTGGACGACGAGGTGCTGGTCCGCGGCGACGGGCTCACCCGCCGGGCGCTGGCCTCCGCGCTGGCGGCCGACCCCGGGCTCGGCGTGCTGGACGGGGCCACCGCGCGCGCCACCCAGAGCAGCACCAGCACGGAGATCGGGTACGTGATGCTCGGGCTGATCGTCGCCTTCGTCGCGATCGCCGTGCTCAACACGCTGGCGATGAGCATCACCGACCGGCGGCCCGAGTTCGCCGCGCTCCGGCTGGTCGGGGCCACCCGGCGGCAGGTGCGGCGGATGCTCGGCTGGGAGACCGCGGCCGCCGTGCTGATCGCCACCCTGCTCGGGCTCGGCATCGCCCTCGCGGTGCTGACCGGCTACGCGGACGGGATCACCCGGGGCACCGCCGGGATCGCGGTGCCGCCGGTCCAGTTGGGCCTGGTGCTGGCCGGTGCGGCCGCGCTCGCCACCGTGGGCACCTGGCTCCCGGCGCGGGCGGCGGTGCGGGGGCCGCGCGGGCGGGGGTGA
- a CDS encoding ATP-binding cassette domain-containing protein: MEAVSKVYGKGRGAVAALREVTVRLPKGGFTAVMGPSGSGKSTFLHCAAGLDTPTAGTVRLGGTELSGLSERKLTELRRERAGFVFQAFNLVPALTVEQNITLPLRLAGRRADLGRLAELIHRVGLGERIEHRPGQLSGGQQQRVAIARALISDPEVLFADEPTGALDTLTAREVLTLLRQTVDELGQTIVMVTHDPVAAAYADEVLFLADGRIADTMYAPTAAAVADRMIHLGAWNR; encoded by the coding sequence CTGGAAGCCGTCAGCAAGGTCTACGGCAAGGGCCGGGGTGCGGTGGCCGCGCTGCGCGAGGTGACGGTGCGGCTGCCCAAGGGCGGCTTCACCGCCGTGATGGGGCCGTCCGGCTCGGGCAAGAGCACCTTCCTGCACTGCGCGGCCGGCCTGGACACGCCGACCGCCGGCACCGTCCGGCTCGGCGGGACGGAGCTGTCCGGGCTGAGCGAGCGCAAGCTGACCGAACTGCGCCGCGAGCGCGCCGGGTTCGTCTTCCAGGCGTTCAACCTGGTCCCGGCGCTGACGGTGGAGCAGAACATCACCCTGCCGCTGCGCCTGGCCGGCCGACGCGCCGACCTGGGGCGCCTCGCCGAGCTGATCCACCGGGTGGGCCTGGGCGAGCGGATCGAGCACCGGCCGGGCCAGCTCTCCGGCGGCCAGCAGCAGCGGGTGGCGATCGCCCGGGCGCTGATCTCCGATCCCGAGGTGCTCTTCGCCGACGAACCCACCGGCGCGCTGGACACCCTGACGGCCCGCGAGGTGCTCACCCTGCTCCGGCAGACGGTGGACGAGCTGGGCCAGACCATCGTGATGGTCACCCACGACCCGGTCGCCGCCGCCTACGCCGACGAGGTGCTCTTCCTCGCCGACGGCCGGATCGCCGACACCATGTACGCCCCGACCGCCGCCGCCGTGGCCGACCGGATGATCCACCTGGGAGCGTGGAACCGATGA
- a CDS encoding response regulator transcription factor — MIRLLLAEDQHVMRSALAALLALEPDLEVVAETGTADEVVPRALVYRPDVAVLDIEMPGEMDGLQAAAELKVRLPGCRTLMLTSNGRPGLLRRALDAKVDGFLLKTAPAEELLAAIRRVAAGGRVLDRELAVAAWDLAENPLTPRENDVLRVLAEGAEPPEIATRLHLSTGTVRNVLTAVVGKLAARNRTDAVRIARDAGWI; from the coding sequence GTGATCAGACTCCTGCTGGCGGAGGACCAGCACGTGATGCGCAGCGCGCTCGCCGCGCTGCTGGCCCTGGAGCCCGACCTTGAGGTGGTGGCCGAGACCGGCACCGCCGACGAGGTGGTGCCGCGCGCGCTCGTCTACCGGCCGGACGTGGCGGTGCTCGACATCGAGATGCCGGGGGAGATGGACGGGTTGCAGGCCGCGGCCGAGCTGAAGGTGCGGCTGCCCGGTTGCCGGACCCTGATGCTCACCTCGAACGGCCGGCCCGGACTGCTCCGGCGAGCACTGGACGCCAAGGTGGACGGGTTCCTGCTGAAGACCGCGCCGGCCGAGGAGTTGCTCGCGGCGATCCGCCGGGTGGCCGCCGGCGGGCGCGTCCTCGACCGGGAACTGGCGGTCGCCGCCTGGGACTTGGCGGAGAATCCGCTGACCCCCCGGGAGAACGACGTGCTGCGGGTGCTGGCGGAGGGCGCCGAGCCGCCGGAGATCGCGACCCGGTTGCACCTCTCCACCGGGACGGTGCGCAACGTGCTGACGGCGGTGGTCGGCAAGCTGGCCGCGCGCAACCGCACCGACGCGGTGCGGATCGCCCGGGACGCCGGCTGGATCTGA
- a CDS encoding histidine kinase yields the protein MGESTQVPTRLSRAVVVAVAGALAAAHVVKGLGRIPGHPVEGAAAVAACLGLVALRLRPGPRPTRSAWLVAELALAGVAVGLLGVSIGLLCLPAASLLLGRRWWLLAALFTAAPAIEAVRSGSVRDTVDMTLTVALGGVMLFAVTTLALLANRVHGARLTLAANAVTDERLRIAAGLQGELAAGLTEVERLARGADPSVLGALTEVARRTLTRTRATAAELRSLSLAPEAASAEALLASAGIAAELRIGHREPLGPAGTVLATVLREAVTSVVRVGDARRCEITTAERADQVELRVVSDGVPTAALGADLLDGLAARVRAVGGRLTAGLEPDGRFAVEAAVAATPAVETVADPPELRTALGLYVFLLGAFCAKALLYLPPGLLGLGLPAVLVLCALQVRFSIQDATRYGRLALLVSAVLALTPLPWFGRNWIGAVGILAGSALIALPLRAGWTVAVGVSLAAGVVTGGGPGAVLLTAVNALITCVVVYGVLRLIRLVRELQRAAAGMARAAVLAERLRAARDLHDLLGHGLAAILLKAELATRLAGADPGRCGAELRDIAALAERGAAELGALAGDGPKLSFDTELAWATVVLEAGEITVEVEDEPLPAAAQAVLGVVLREAVTNILRHSAARHTRIATSVRGASARLEVENDGVPQGVRPPGSGIGGLSLRLAQLGGTLTAGPEDGWYLLRADLPLDRCRTPEPASELF from the coding sequence ATGGGGGAGAGCACGCAGGTCCCGACCCGGCTGTCGCGGGCGGTGGTGGTCGCGGTCGCCGGAGCGCTGGCCGCCGCGCACGTAGTGAAGGGGCTGGGGCGGATACCGGGTCACCCCGTCGAGGGGGCGGCGGCGGTGGCCGCCTGCCTCGGGCTGGTGGCGCTGCGGCTGCGGCCGGGCCCGCGGCCGACCCGGTCGGCCTGGCTGGTCGCCGAGTTGGCGCTCGCCGGGGTCGCGGTCGGACTGCTCGGGGTGTCGATCGGGCTGCTCTGCCTGCCCGCCGCCTCGCTGCTGCTCGGCCGTCGCTGGTGGCTGCTGGCCGCGCTGTTCACCGCCGCCCCGGCCATCGAGGCGGTCCGCTCGGGCAGCGTGCGCGACACCGTGGACATGACCCTCACCGTCGCGCTCGGCGGCGTGATGCTGTTCGCCGTCACCACCCTCGCGCTGCTGGCCAACCGGGTGCACGGCGCCCGGCTCACACTGGCCGCCAACGCGGTGACCGACGAGCGGCTGCGGATCGCGGCCGGCCTGCAGGGCGAGCTGGCCGCCGGGCTGACCGAGGTCGAGCGGCTGGCCCGCGGCGCGGACCCGTCCGTGCTGGGCGCGTTGACCGAGGTGGCCCGCCGCACGCTGACCCGCACCCGGGCCACCGCCGCCGAGCTGCGCAGCCTCTCGCTCGCGCCCGAGGCGGCCAGCGCCGAGGCACTGCTGGCCTCGGCCGGGATCGCCGCCGAGCTGCGGATCGGGCACCGCGAACCGCTCGGCCCGGCCGGCACGGTGCTGGCGACGGTGCTGCGCGAGGCGGTCACCTCGGTGGTCCGGGTCGGGGACGCCCGGCGGTGCGAGATCACCACCGCCGAGCGGGCCGACCAGGTGGAACTGCGGGTGGTCAGCGACGGCGTGCCGACCGCCGCGCTCGGCGCCGACCTGCTGGACGGGCTCGCTGCCCGGGTCCGCGCGGTCGGCGGGCGGCTGACGGCGGGGCTGGAGCCGGACGGGCGGTTCGCCGTCGAGGCGGCGGTCGCGGCCACCCCGGCCGTCGAGACCGTGGCCGACCCGCCCGAACTGCGCACCGCGCTCGGCCTCTACGTGTTCCTGCTGGGCGCCTTCTGCGCGAAGGCGCTGCTCTACCTGCCGCCCGGGCTGCTCGGCCTCGGCCTGCCGGCCGTGCTGGTGCTGTGCGCCCTCCAGGTCCGGTTCTCGATCCAGGACGCCACCCGCTACGGCCGGCTCGCGTTGCTGGTCTCGGCGGTCCTGGCGCTGACGCCGCTGCCCTGGTTCGGGCGCAACTGGATCGGCGCGGTCGGCATCCTGGCCGGCTCGGCGCTGATCGCGCTGCCGCTGCGGGCCGGTTGGACCGTCGCGGTCGGCGTATCGCTGGCGGCCGGGGTGGTCACCGGCGGCGGCCCGGGCGCGGTGCTGCTCACCGCCGTCAACGCGTTGATCACCTGCGTGGTGGTCTACGGGGTGCTGCGGCTGATCCGGCTGGTCCGCGAACTCCAGCGGGCGGCGGCCGGGATGGCCCGGGCCGCGGTGCTGGCCGAGCGCCTGCGGGCCGCCCGCGACCTGCACGACCTGCTCGGCCACGGGCTGGCCGCGATCCTGCTGAAGGCCGAGCTCGCCACCCGGCTGGCCGGCGCCGACCCCGGGCGCTGCGGCGCCGAACTGCGCGACATCGCGGCCCTGGCCGAGCGCGGGGCGGCCGAGCTGGGGGCGCTGGCCGGGGACGGCCCCAAGCTCAGCTTCGACACCGAACTCGCCTGGGCCACCGTGGTGTTGGAGGCCGGCGAGATCACCGTGGAGGTCGAGGACGAGCCGCTGCCGGCGGCGGCCCAGGCGGTGCTGGGCGTGGTGCTGCGGGAGGCGGTCACCAACATCCTGCGGCACAGCGCGGCCCGTCACACCCGGATCGCCACCTCGGTGCGCGGGGCGAGCGCGCGGCTGGAGGTGGAGAACGACGGGGTGCCGCAGGGTGTGCGCCCGCCCGGCTCCGGGATCGGCGGGCTCTCGCTGCGGCTCGCCCAGCTCGGCGGCACCCTGACCGCCGGGCCGGAGGACGGCTGGTACCTGCTGCGCGCCGACCTGCCGCTGGACCGTTGCCGGACCCCGGAGCCTGCCTCCGAGTTGTTCTGA
- a CDS encoding MarR family winged helix-turn-helix transcriptional regulator, translating into MTKHEPQTAEELLDAVGPAFGKLRRTSLLEVANPVSAKDLSRTLVLNIVQEHTRDSEKEITVGAVAELLGVDPSVASRMVGDNIKAGYLTRAASQQDGRRTVLVLSPEGAELMARFRRHQREAFDYITTDWAEDDRLEFARLMLKYVDSLGRLKDRRAQG; encoded by the coding sequence ATGACGAAGCACGAGCCGCAGACGGCCGAGGAACTGCTGGACGCCGTGGGCCCGGCCTTCGGCAAACTGCGCCGCACCTCGTTGCTGGAGGTGGCGAACCCCGTCTCGGCCAAGGACCTGAGCCGCACCCTGGTCCTGAACATCGTCCAGGAGCACACCCGGGACTCCGAGAAGGAGATCACCGTCGGCGCCGTGGCCGAGCTGCTCGGCGTCGACCCCTCGGTGGCCAGCCGGATGGTCGGCGACAACATCAAGGCCGGGTACCTGACCCGCGCCGCCTCCCAGCAGGACGGCCGCCGGACCGTGCTGGTGCTCAGCCCCGAGGGCGCCGAGCTGATGGCGCGCTTCCGGCGCCACCAGCGCGAGGCCTTCGACTACATCACCACCGACTGGGCCGAGGACGACCGGCTGGAGTTCGCCCGGCTGATGCTCAAGTACGTGGACTCGCTGGGTCGGCTGAAGGACCGTCGCGCCCAGGGCTGA
- a CDS encoding SDR family oxidoreductase — MTVLITGARGQVGRAVLRRLHAVGLPVRAASAHPADLTVPAGVETVELALDRPQTLPAALDGVRQVFLYPQPEGIEAFTGAARAAGVEHVVLLSSASVLGPDAETDPLASHSLLVERALLAAGLPSTLLRPDAFASNALGWCHATVHHQPIQLAYPDAHIAPIHPEDIADVAVEALTGTTLRGRALALTGGQSLTFREQIAVLAEVLGREIPVETITRAQAEQQLGRFMPAAAAGSLLALWEAATAGPAPIADTTRTLLARPERTFRQWATENATAFDAHRGASR, encoded by the coding sequence ATGACCGTTCTCATCACCGGCGCCCGCGGCCAGGTCGGCCGGGCCGTCCTGCGCCGGCTGCACGCCGTCGGCCTGCCCGTCCGCGCCGCCAGCGCCCACCCGGCCGACCTGACCGTGCCGGCCGGCGTCGAGACCGTCGAGCTCGCGCTCGACCGGCCGCAGACCCTGCCGGCCGCGCTCGACGGCGTGCGCCAGGTGTTCCTCTACCCGCAGCCCGAGGGCATCGAGGCCTTCACCGGGGCGGCACGGGCCGCCGGCGTCGAGCACGTCGTCCTGCTCTCCTCCGCCTCGGTGCTCGGCCCCGACGCCGAGACCGACCCGCTCGCCTCGCACAGCCTCCTGGTCGAGCGCGCCCTGCTCGCCGCCGGCCTGCCGAGCACCCTCCTGCGCCCCGACGCCTTCGCCAGCAACGCCCTCGGCTGGTGCCACGCCACGGTGCACCACCAGCCGATCCAACTCGCCTACCCGGACGCGCACATCGCGCCCATCCACCCCGAGGACATCGCCGACGTCGCCGTCGAGGCCCTCACCGGCACCACCCTGCGCGGGCGCGCACTCGCCCTCACCGGCGGCCAGTCCCTCACCTTCCGCGAGCAGATCGCCGTCCTCGCCGAGGTGCTCGGCCGCGAGATCCCGGTCGAGACGATCACCCGCGCGCAGGCCGAGCAGCAGCTGGGCCGGTTCATGCCCGCCGCGGCGGCCGGCTCCCTGCTCGCCCTGTGGGAGGCCGCCACCGCCGGCCCCGCCCCCATCGCCGACACCACCCGCACCCTGCTCGCCCGCCCGGAGCGCACCTTCCGGCAGTGGGCGACCGAGAACGCCACCGCCTTCGACGCGCACCGAGGAGCGTCCCGATGA